From a single Pseudobutyrivibrio xylanivorans genomic region:
- a CDS encoding DUF5717 family protein produces MRKRIYRISEDKFDDLKPDIEFEAEQIEETCFVNDAFSGTIFFKSNNDVRIRGVIYCDNPYVKIVDPLFDGVNVRIDYFVDDYNFKVSEALTGNFIIVAVGVEKTIPFSITYVKRPLICSIGEIRTLQEFADFAQNRFTEAVSLFYSDRFADFIAGFDKRTRLIYRGFKAAPLAAVNVDEFLVSCGLKTKMSFSINERQDRYYEVSENIRGEIEISRSTWGFIDIEVTCDADFVSVEKEHITGDFFLGSIFNMSYYIHKDKMHAGLNYAKISFDYRDMHKEITILATADKEGTTLESDKYFQNRKVLKAFRLYEDFRLRRVSTGDWCKQSLEIVTSFDEDSVNDNFLLLLKAFLYVTNNQKQEALWIIQDLKRTIEDKRSRDWAFLLYICTLIEREEEYVDRLTENIEGIFREHNDDPHIFWFLLFLRKEYIKNPTAKLRDIAKWVDEGWDSPLLYIEAYYIFVQDPYLITTLNDLTIKVLNWAKKKNAITREFAIQMMHVLETERNYNPKVLPILDACYQIYPDRQLLLDIVTYLLKAPFVEDGFLQWYRMAIEENLHVSGIFEAYMDALPSYSVDKLPQLLTMFFKYNSNLSYDKKALLYANIILHKDEDYDTYEKYESAIETFALEQLKLGRLDDNLAVCYQRLLELGIFDKEVARLISDLSSKQKIAVINPEIRRVFLYQEEYRVPTIANISDHKAYITSTGSEGVIFLEDNNGFLFVDDEAYLTEEVIHTEGYDQKLLELTPLNLSKALYRFTKTQNNVDYTAEDATAAEMILKSKQLSPDYLSQLYPKLIEVLRFNNQEAAIEQYFMDEADLKSLKADVIASVLEVFVTRSKYEEAYYMLKHTNASMLKDSVTTKLCQYLINQNPDKSDDFLINLTAGLVMKGIVHGDMVRYLIKYFVGPTETMLRIYDSAFDNGDDVVEFAERIITQALYRDIITEDILKVFDTYISRRNNKMIVEAFLTYEAHDYLSNQADIPETIFAYIYNRFKRGQSVNESMRIALLRYLCTATELDEDDLDMLDILLADAILRNQYFGFFSKCNERLKIKYHLYDKHFIEFNAKKRKALTINYSINGQEIASEDMIEMYDGLYVKQFILFYGDELRYEIYCDELSDEPLKAETFVLSEEIDDGQGRYALMNSIARHSLYGEAYELAEDVKRYQGLDSVTRDLFAIL; encoded by the coding sequence TTGAGAAAAAGAATCTATCGTATTTCCGAAGATAAATTCGACGACTTAAAACCTGATATAGAATTTGAGGCAGAGCAGATTGAAGAGACCTGCTTTGTTAATGATGCTTTTTCTGGAACTATATTTTTCAAGAGCAATAATGATGTTCGAATTCGTGGTGTTATCTACTGCGACAATCCTTATGTGAAGATTGTGGACCCATTGTTTGACGGGGTAAATGTTCGCATAGATTATTTTGTTGATGATTATAATTTTAAGGTTTCTGAAGCTTTGACTGGCAATTTCATAATTGTTGCAGTGGGAGTGGAGAAGACCATTCCGTTTTCAATCACCTATGTGAAGCGTCCATTGATTTGTTCTATTGGTGAGATTCGTACACTTCAGGAGTTTGCAGATTTTGCCCAAAATCGTTTCACGGAAGCAGTTTCTCTGTTTTACTCAGACAGATTTGCTGATTTTATTGCTGGTTTTGACAAGCGAACACGTCTTATTTATCGTGGCTTTAAAGCGGCGCCTCTTGCAGCTGTCAATGTGGATGAATTCCTTGTTTCCTGTGGCCTTAAGACCAAAATGTCCTTCAGTATTAATGAACGTCAGGACAGATACTATGAGGTTTCGGAGAATATCCGCGGTGAGATTGAAATCAGTCGTTCTACATGGGGCTTTATTGACATCGAAGTCACCTGTGATGCGGATTTCGTTTCCGTCGAAAAGGAACACATTACTGGAGATTTCTTCCTTGGCTCTATTTTTAATATGAGCTATTACATCCACAAGGATAAAATGCATGCCGGACTTAATTATGCAAAGATTTCCTTTGATTACAGGGACATGCACAAGGAAATCACAATTCTTGCCACCGCAGACAAGGAAGGAACTACGCTTGAATCTGATAAATATTTCCAAAATCGCAAGGTCTTGAAGGCCTTCCGTCTATACGAGGATTTCAGACTTCGTCGTGTTTCTACTGGCGATTGGTGCAAGCAGTCTCTTGAAATCGTTACTTCCTTCGATGAGGATTCAGTTAATGATAATTTCCTTTTGCTGTTGAAGGCATTTTTGTATGTGACTAATAATCAAAAGCAGGAGGCTCTTTGGATTATCCAGGATTTGAAGCGCACAATAGAGGATAAGAGAAGCCGCGACTGGGCGTTCCTCTTGTATATTTGTACGCTGATTGAACGTGAGGAAGAGTATGTAGACCGTCTCACCGAAAATATCGAGGGCATTTTCAGAGAGCATAATGACGACCCTCACATTTTCTGGTTTCTGCTGTTCCTTCGTAAGGAATATATTAAGAATCCAACTGCAAAGCTTAGAGATATTGCGAAATGGGTTGATGAAGGCTGGGATTCACCGCTTCTTTATATAGAGGCATATTATATTTTTGTTCAGGATCCATATCTCATTACTACACTGAACGATTTAACCATAAAGGTTTTGAATTGGGCTAAAAAGAAAAATGCAATCACCAGAGAGTTTGCCATTCAGATGATGCATGTTTTAGAGACTGAGCGCAATTATAATCCAAAGGTGCTTCCTATACTTGATGCCTGCTATCAGATTTATCCAGACAGACAGCTTTTGCTTGATATAGTTACATATCTTTTGAAGGCTCCATTTGTTGAGGACGGTTTTCTTCAGTGGTATCGTATGGCTATCGAGGAAAACCTTCATGTTTCAGGCATTTTTGAAGCTTATATGGATGCGCTGCCTTCATATTCGGTGGACAAGCTTCCTCAGCTTCTTACCATGTTTTTTAAGTACAATAGCAATTTGTCTTATGACAAAAAGGCTTTACTTTATGCCAACATAATTCTTCATAAGGATGAGGATTATGATACTTATGAGAAATATGAGAGTGCAATTGAAACCTTCGCTTTAGAACAGCTGAAGCTTGGCAGACTTGATGACAACCTTGCTGTTTGCTATCAGAGACTTTTGGAGCTTGGAATCTTTGATAAAGAGGTCGCCAGACTTATTTCTGATCTTTCCAGCAAGCAAAAGATTGCTGTTATCAATCCAGAAATCCGAAGAGTTTTCCTTTATCAGGAGGAATACCGGGTTCCTACCATTGCAAATATTTCAGACCACAAGGCCTATATTACTAGTACAGGCAGCGAAGGTGTAATCTTCCTTGAAGATAATAATGGATTTCTATTTGTTGATGATGAAGCCTATTTGACAGAAGAGGTGATTCACACAGAGGGTTACGACCAGAAGCTTCTTGAGCTTACACCTCTCAACTTATCCAAGGCTCTTTATAGATTTACTAAGACTCAGAATAATGTTGACTATACTGCTGAGGATGCTACTGCCGCAGAGATGATTCTTAAGTCAAAGCAACTTTCACCAGATTATTTGAGCCAGCTTTATCCAAAGCTGATTGAGGTTCTCAGATTCAATAATCAGGAAGCTGCAATCGAGCAGTATTTTATGGACGAGGCAGATTTGAAGTCCCTAAAGGCAGATGTAATTGCTTCTGTTCTGGAGGTATTTGTTACACGAAGCAAGTACGAGGAGGCCTATTACATGCTGAAGCATACTAATGCCAGCATGCTTAAAGACTCTGTGACTACAAAGCTGTGTCAGTATCTGATAAATCAGAACCCTGACAAATCTGACGATTTCCTTATTAATTTAACCGCTGGCCTTGTTATGAAAGGCATAGTTCATGGTGACATGGTTCGTTATCTGATAAAGTATTTCGTTGGACCTACTGAGACAATGCTTCGTATATACGATTCTGCATTTGATAATGGGGATGATGTGGTTGAATTCGCTGAACGAATTATCACACAGGCTTTGTATCGAGATATTATCACGGAAGATATTTTAAAGGTATTTGACACCTATATTTCCCGTAGAAATAACAAGATGATTGTTGAGGCCTTCTTAACCTATGAGGCTCATGATTATCTTTCAAATCAGGCGGATATTCCTGAGACGATTTTCGCCTATATATACAATCGTTTCAAGCGTGGCCAGAGTGTAAACGAAAGCATGCGAATTGCACTTTTAAGATATCTTTGTACAGCAACTGAGCTGGATGAAGACGACTTAGATATGCTTGATATACTTCTTGCAGACGCAATTCTTAGAAATCAGTATTTTGGTTTCTTTTCAAAATGCAATGAGCGATTAAAGATAAAATATCATCTTTACGACAAACATTTTATTGAGTTTAATGCAAAGAAGCGGAAGGCACTTACAATCAATTATTCTATAAATGGGCAGGAGATTGCCTCTGAGGATATGATTGAGATGTATGATGGTCTTTATGTTAAGCAGTTTATTCTCTTTTACGGAGATGAGCTTAGATATGAAATCTACTGCGATGAGCTTTCTGATGAGCCATTGAAGGCAGAGACTTTTGTGCTTAGCGAAGAGATTGACGATGGTCAGGGACGTTACGCATTAATGAATAGTATCGCTCGCCACAGTCTCTATGGAGAAGCATATGAGCTGGCCGAGGATGTCAAACGTTACCAAGGCCTTGATAGCGTAACCCGCGATCTATTCGCGATACTGTGA
- a CDS encoding pyridoxal phosphate-dependent aminotransferase produces the protein MIKHKDHFHGSDLEKIEKIYGIKKENIISFSANVNPLGISPLLRDGIAKHIDCITTYPDRDYVELRNSIASYCNTELENIIVGNGSTELISLFIQILKPSKALVLGPTYSEYEREIALGGGKTIYYPLREENDFILDPNHFISKLSEDIDMLVICNPNNPTGTAIDNKDMRLILDACKECDIFVMVDETYVEFAENVNKISSVGLTRTYGNIAILRGTSKFFAAPGLRLGYAICSNTDLMQKVNQRKDPWTINSIAVVAGNLMFKDTSYIEETKNLIKNERERLFKIFEESDRFKPYWPQGNFMLLKILEDGLTSQELFDRCIKKGLMIRDCSTFPYLGENYIRFCFMNPADNDKLVTELLA, from the coding sequence ATGATTAAACACAAGGACCATTTTCACGGCAGTGATTTAGAAAAAATAGAGAAAATTTACGGAATTAAAAAAGAGAATATCATTAGCTTTTCAGCAAATGTAAATCCTCTTGGAATCTCTCCCCTTTTAAGGGACGGTATTGCAAAACACATAGACTGCATCACCACATATCCAGACAGAGATTACGTTGAACTTAGAAACAGTATTGCCAGCTATTGCAACACTGAGTTAGAGAATATAATCGTAGGAAATGGCTCAACTGAGCTTATTTCCCTTTTCATTCAGATTTTAAAGCCAAGTAAAGCTTTAGTTTTGGGACCAACTTACTCTGAATACGAGCGCGAAATTGCCCTTGGAGGAGGTAAAACAATCTACTATCCTCTTCGGGAAGAAAACGATTTTATCCTGGACCCAAACCATTTTATCAGTAAGCTTTCCGAAGATATCGATATGCTTGTTATCTGCAACCCAAATAATCCTACCGGGACAGCCATCGACAATAAGGATATGCGCCTAATTTTAGATGCCTGCAAGGAATGCGACATTTTTGTAATGGTTGATGAAACCTACGTGGAATTTGCAGAAAACGTGAACAAGATTTCCTCTGTCGGGCTCACAAGAACCTACGGTAACATAGCAATTTTGAGAGGAACTTCCAAGTTCTTCGCTGCACCTGGACTACGTCTTGGCTATGCTATCTGCTCAAATACAGACTTGATGCAAAAGGTTAATCAGCGTAAGGACCCTTGGACAATTAATTCTATTGCGGTTGTTGCCGGAAATCTAATGTTTAAAGATACTTCGTATATTGAAGAAACAAAGAATCTTATCAAGAACGAGCGTGAAAGACTCTTCAAAATCTTTGAGGAATCTGACCGTTTTAAGCCTTACTGGCCTCAAGGTAATTTCATGCTTCTAAAAATACTTGAAGACGGTCTTACCAGTCAGGAACTCTTCGACAGATGCATAAAAAAAGGACTCATGATTCGCGACTGCAGCACCTTCCCATATTTGGGTGAGAACTACATCCGCTTCTGCTTCATGAATCCCGCCGATAACGACAAGCTCGTAACTGAATTATTAGCTTAA
- a CDS encoding glycoside hydrolase family 25 protein, with the protein MRKAFRYFFISIISIIITLIVVGVIYIVVDTRSRIEVEDGQTYSSEEVEKLVDEAKEEGRISVLESIREALENGNTVISVLKSFYPEYIVVAANQKYNFVPIKEELNKNAFNIDNLQEDETTGRYSYIQDGVTTSKFGIDVSSHQGDIDWQAVKDDGVEFAFIRAVYRGYGTGKLVVDEKCIQNIEGAQAVGIDVGVYVFSQAVNQAEVLEEAGTVLDLLQGYELQLPIVFDVEKVSDSEARTNTLSVEDRTNLTKAFLEAVKNAGYQPMFYHNTEMGAMLLDLTQLTEYPKWFAGYNKEFYWPYEYNIWQYSESGHVAGINGNVDLDLWLQ; encoded by the coding sequence ATGAGAAAGGCTTTTAGATATTTTTTTATATCAATTATCTCGATAATCATTACATTGATTGTAGTGGGGGTTATTTATATTGTTGTTGACACTCGAAGCAGGATTGAGGTTGAAGACGGTCAAACTTATTCCAGCGAAGAGGTTGAGAAGCTTGTAGATGAGGCAAAGGAAGAGGGACGTATTTCAGTTCTTGAATCTATACGCGAAGCTTTGGAAAATGGGAATACTGTGATTTCGGTATTGAAATCCTTTTACCCAGAGTACATTGTTGTTGCTGCAAATCAGAAGTATAACTTCGTTCCAATCAAAGAAGAGCTAAACAAGAATGCCTTCAATATTGATAATCTTCAGGAGGATGAGACGACAGGACGCTACAGCTATATCCAGGATGGTGTTACAACGTCTAAGTTTGGAATTGATGTCTCTTCACATCAGGGAGATATTGATTGGCAGGCTGTTAAGGACGATGGAGTTGAATTTGCATTTATTAGAGCTGTCTATAGAGGCTATGGAACAGGAAAGCTTGTTGTGGATGAGAAATGCATTCAGAATATTGAGGGAGCTCAGGCTGTTGGAATTGATGTGGGGGTTTACGTCTTTTCACAGGCTGTTAATCAGGCAGAGGTTTTGGAAGAGGCAGGCACTGTACTTGATTTGCTTCAGGGATATGAACTTCAGCTTCCAATTGTTTTTGATGTGGAAAAAGTTAGTGACAGCGAAGCCAGAACAAATACTCTTTCAGTAGAAGATAGAACTAATCTCACGAAAGCATTTTTAGAAGCTGTGAAAAATGCTGGTTATCAGCCAATGTTTTACCACAATACAGAGATGGGAGCTATGCTTCTTGATTTGACTCAGCTCACTGAGTACCCTAAGTGGTTTGCAGGCTATAACAAAGAATTCTATTGGCCATACGAATACAATATTTGGCAGTACTCAGAGTCTGGGCACGTGGCCGGAATAAACGGAAACGTAGATTTAGATTTATGGTTACAGTAA
- a CDS encoding GNAT family N-acetyltransferase, translating to MEFTIRDAEASDASAIHDIYGYYVDNTFITFTEVNPPVSEYEQSIVNTKLRYPYIVLCDETGVVIGMAYAGQIRHHDAYRFSVESTIYLSPDAPKKQGLGRMLYSELENRLSAMGYKFMYGVLTDDNYASIGLHESMGFEKVGHFTDIGYKFKTLKGIVWYRKQIGDLNDMTLHI from the coding sequence ATGGAATTTACAATCAGAGATGCAGAGGCTAGTGATGCATCTGCTATTCATGACATATATGGATATTATGTGGACAATACATTCATCACTTTTACAGAGGTTAATCCTCCTGTTTCTGAGTATGAGCAAAGCATCGTAAATACGAAGCTGAGATATCCTTATATTGTTCTTTGTGATGAGACAGGAGTCGTTATTGGTATGGCTTATGCAGGTCAGATCCGTCATCACGATGCTTATAGATTTTCTGTTGAGAGTACTATATATTTATCACCTGATGCTCCAAAGAAGCAGGGCCTTGGTAGGATGCTTTACAGTGAACTGGAAAATAGATTGTCGGCTATGGGCTATAAATTCATGTATGGCGTTCTCACCGATGATAATTACGCCAGCATTGGACTTCATGAATCTATGGGATTCGAAAAGGTTGGTCATTTTACAGATATAGGATATAAATTCAAGACTTTGAAAGGAATAGTGTGGTATCGCAAGCAGATCGGAGATTTAAACGATATGACACTTCACATATAA
- a CDS encoding tetratricopeptide repeat protein — translation MSTLIFCKNALSYTPYYIEDASLNVYSLEELSYYMLNNVYLLSTKLMNAELCNWIGRELKQPKLASELLELVQNNAPLHIFVGHILSANGYATQKEIKDTLSIIATFENKSEAERKKMRADRLMAKNMFVDAIYEYETLLSEDVAKTIPRVVEGDVYHNLGCAFAKLFFFDEAIKCFDEAYKKNQKKQSLNCLLYSARCMRNKQVFDEYVSKYLVSKEDVDDILKTVSVVTSKEEIIEFDNAINELVSDDSKRDSAISTITGIVKGWKEDYIKFCKI, via the coding sequence ATGAGTACATTAATTTTTTGTAAAAATGCGTTATCTTACACGCCATATTATATCGAAGATGCTTCGCTGAATGTCTATTCACTTGAGGAGCTTAGCTATTACATGCTAAACAATGTTTATTTGCTATCAACGAAGCTTATGAACGCTGAGCTTTGTAACTGGATAGGCAGAGAGCTTAAACAGCCAAAGCTTGCATCAGAGCTCTTGGAGCTTGTTCAAAACAATGCGCCATTACACATTTTCGTTGGTCATATTTTGAGTGCTAATGGATATGCAACTCAAAAGGAGATAAAGGATACTTTATCGATTATAGCCACCTTCGAAAACAAGTCTGAGGCTGAACGGAAGAAAATGCGTGCAGACAGACTTATGGCAAAGAACATGTTTGTAGATGCCATTTATGAGTATGAAACCCTTCTATCAGAAGATGTAGCCAAGACAATTCCACGAGTTGTGGAAGGAGATGTCTACCACAATTTGGGCTGTGCATTTGCAAAGCTTTTCTTCTTTGACGAGGCTATCAAGTGCTTCGATGAAGCATACAAAAAGAATCAAAAGAAGCAGAGTCTTAATTGTCTCTTGTATTCAGCTAGATGTATGAGAAACAAGCAGGTCTTTGACGAGTATGTTTCTAAGTATCTTGTTTCCAAGGAAGACGTTGACGACATCCTAAAGACGGTTTCAGTTGTCACATCAAAGGAAGAAATAATCGAGTTCGACAATGCTATAAATGAGCTTGTGAGTGATGACAGTAAGCGAGATAGCGCTATATCTACAATTACTGGTATTGTAAAGGGTTGGAAAGAGGACTACATTAAATTCTGTAAGATATAA
- a CDS encoding HAD family hydrolase produces the protein MKYDTILFDLDGTLLYTLEDLCDSINHTLTEYGQPTRSLEEVRQFVGNGLRKLVVRALPEHEDYERFDEFLDNFIEYYNTHNLIKTKPYDTVIETTEKLEKMGIKMAIVTNKGQTASESLLDDFFRPHIDIVIGDDGNHKRKPDPEPIEIALKKLGISDKSKVLYVGDSEVDATTAENAGLDYVLCTYGFRDMDVLEQFHPVAYVDTFKSLLEVIK, from the coding sequence ATGAAATACGACACTATACTATTTGATTTAGACGGTACACTTTTATATACACTTGAGGATTTATGTGACTCAATCAATCATACTCTTACAGAATATGGTCAGCCAACCCGCTCGCTGGAAGAGGTTCGTCAGTTTGTAGGAAACGGATTGAGAAAACTTGTTGTCAGAGCATTACCTGAGCATGAAGACTATGAAAGATTTGATGAATTCCTTGATAATTTCATTGAATATTACAATACTCACAATCTCATTAAAACAAAGCCTTATGACACTGTTATCGAAACCACTGAAAAGTTAGAAAAAATGGGTATAAAAATGGCCATCGTGACCAACAAAGGTCAGACAGCCAGTGAATCCCTACTTGATGATTTTTTCAGACCTCACATCGATATCGTGATAGGCGATGATGGTAACCACAAGCGTAAGCCTGATCCAGAACCAATCGAAATTGCTCTTAAGAAACTAGGAATATCCGACAAGTCTAAGGTCCTTTACGTGGGCGATTCAGAAGTAGATGCTACTACTGCCGAAAACGCTGGTCTCGATTACGTGCTCTGCACCTACGGATTTCGCGACATGGATGTGCTCGAACAATTCCATCCCGTAGCGTATGTAGATACGTTCAAGTCGTTGCTCGAGGTTATCAAGTAA
- a CDS encoding DUF5716 family protein translates to MTEGTYVGIDISSKTTVLSIYNSNMDEPATISTVLGQESYSIPTVLAKRIGMSQWFFGDDAIRHSRLKEAVLVEELFNLALRDGQVVIESDTYSARDLLVIYFKKLFSIPGPMAALGQIEKLIICVTQINLEVMELMNFVASKLGINQHQVMLIDRNECFYHYALSQKPELFLYNVALFDYSGSNMISCTLNRNQTTRPQLITLNVTNNGELGDNRDEDFDDIITRTFGSQLFSAVYLVGEGFDGEWMKVSLSHLCRGRKVFLGKNLYSKGACYAGYNKDGKRDWPFIYIGDNDLKLNLSIKILENNVMKFYTLIDAGQSWYDANGECEVILDGEPSIEFFIQRPESREAHNEVLELTDLPKRENRTTRLRINARPVSDVAVSISITDLGFGEISPASGKTWEHTITLD, encoded by the coding sequence ATGACAGAAGGCACATATGTGGGAATAGATATAAGTTCTAAAACCACTGTATTAAGCATTTACAATTCGAATATGGATGAGCCAGCTACTATTAGCACAGTCTTGGGCCAGGAAAGCTATTCCATTCCTACTGTGCTTGCCAAGCGTATCGGCATGAGCCAATGGTTCTTTGGTGATGACGCCATAAGACATAGCCGCCTGAAGGAGGCAGTGCTTGTGGAGGAACTCTTTAATCTGGCACTTCGTGATGGCCAGGTTGTGATAGAGTCAGATACTTACAGCGCCAGAGATCTTCTTGTAATCTATTTTAAGAAGCTGTTTTCAATCCCAGGTCCAATGGCAGCTTTAGGTCAGATTGAAAAGCTTATTATCTGTGTTACGCAGATTAATCTTGAAGTAATGGAGCTGATGAATTTTGTGGCTTCAAAGCTTGGAATTAATCAACATCAGGTTATGCTTATCGATAGAAATGAGTGCTTTTATCATTATGCGCTTTCACAAAAGCCAGAGCTTTTCCTTTACAATGTTGCACTGTTTGACTATAGCGGTTCAAACATGATTTCATGCACACTGAATCGTAACCAGACTACACGTCCACAGCTTATTACTTTGAATGTCACTAACAATGGTGAGCTCGGCGACAATAGGGATGAGGATTTTGATGATATTATCACCCGGACTTTTGGCAGCCAGCTTTTTTCCGCCGTTTATCTTGTGGGTGAGGGCTTTGATGGCGAATGGATGAAGGTTAGCCTTTCACATCTTTGCCGTGGCCGAAAGGTTTTCCTTGGAAAGAATCTTTATTCTAAAGGGGCCTGCTATGCTGGATATAATAAAGATGGTAAGAGAGATTGGCCATTTATTTATATTGGTGACAATGATTTAAAGCTCAATCTATCTATCAAAATACTAGAAAACAATGTGATGAAGTTCTACACACTTATTGATGCTGGTCAGAGCTGGTATGATGCAAATGGTGAGTGTGAGGTTATTTTGGATGGTGAGCCGTCAATTGAGTTTTTCATTCAAAGGCCAGAGTCCAGAGAGGCTCATAACGAGGTATTAGAGCTTACAGATTTGCCAAAGCGTGAGAATAGAACTACACGACTCAGAATCAATGCCAGACCGGTTTCGGACGTGGCAGTTTCAATTTCAATTACAGATTTAGGATTTGGAGAGATTTCACCTGCCTCAGGAAAGACTTGGGAGCACACGATTACACTTGATTAG